Proteins encoded by one window of Nicotiana tabacum cultivar K326 chromosome 10, ASM71507v2, whole genome shotgun sequence:
- the LOC107783993 gene encoding glycolate oxidase, translated as MEEVTNVMEYEAIAKKKLPKMVFDYYASGAEDQWTLAENRNAFSRILFRPRILIDVSKMDMSTTVLGFKISMPIMIAPTAMQKMAHPEGEYATARAASAAGTIMTLSSWATSSVEEVASTGPGIRFFQLYVYKDRNVVAQLVRRAERAGFKAIALTVDTPRLGRREADIKNRFVLPPFLTLKNFEGLDLGKMDQASDSGLASYVAGQIDRTLSWKDVQWLQTITSLPILVKGVLTAEDARLAVQAGAAGIIVSNHGARQLDYVPSTIMALEEVVKAAQGRIPVFLDGGVRRGTDVFKALALGASGIFIGRPVVFSLAAEGEAGIKKVLQMLRDEFELTMALSGCRSLNEITRNHIVTEWDAPRAALPAPRL; from the exons ATGGAGGAAGTAACAAATGTCATGGAGTATGAGGCCATTGCCAAGAAAAAGTTGCCAAAGATGGTTTTTGACTACTATGCCTCTGGTGCTGAAGACCAGTGGACTCTGGCTGAGAACAGAAATGCCTTCTCAAGAATTCT GTTTAGGCCCCGTATTCTCATTGATGTGAGCAAAATGGACATGAGCACCACAGTGCTAGGATTCAAGATTTCAATGCCTATCATGATTGCACCAACAGCCATGCAGAAAATGGCACATCCTGAAG GGGAGTATGCTACAGCAAGAGCGGCATCAGCAGCAGGCACAATCATG ACATTGTCATCTTGGGCCACTTCCAGTGTCGAGGAGGTTGCTTCAACAGGACCTGGCATCCGTTTCTTCCAGCTTTAT GTCTACAAGGACAGGAATGTTGTTGCTCAGCTTGTGAGAAGAGCTGAAAGGGCAGGTTTCAAGGCTATAGCCCTTACTGTTGATACCCCAAGGCTGGGACGTAGAGAAGCTGATATTAAGAACAG ATTTGTTTTGCCACCATTTTTAACGTTGAAAAACTTTGAAGGATTGGACCTTGGCAAGATGGACCAA GCAAGCGACTCTGGATTAGCTTCATATGTTGCTGGTCAAATTGATCGCACTTTGAGTTGGAAG GATGTTCAGTGGCTCCAGACTATCACTTCATTGCCAATCCTGGTGAAGGGTGTACTTACGGCTGAGGATG CTAGGCTTGCAGTTCAGGCTGGAGCAGCTGGTATCATTGTGTCAAACCATGGTGCTCGCCAACTCGATTATGTCCCTTCAACAATCATGGCTCTTGAAGAG GTTGTGAAAGCTGCACAAGGCCGGATCCCTGTATTCTTGGATGGAGGTGTCCGCCGTGGAACTGATGTCTTCAAAGCTTTGGCACTTGGAGCTTCAGGCATTTTT ATTGGAAGGCCAGTAGTTTTCTCATTGGCTGCTGAAGGAGAAGCTGGAATCAAAAAAGTGTTGCAAATGTTGCGCGATGAGTTTGAGCTAACTATGGCATTGAGCGGTTGCCGCTCACTGAACGAGATAACCCGCAACCATATTGTCACTGAATGGGATGCTCCACGTGCTGCTCTTCCAGCCCCAAGGTTGTGA